The Panicum virgatum strain AP13 chromosome 3N, P.virgatum_v5, whole genome shotgun sequence genome includes the window aactaaatTAAAGGGGGACGAGAGAAATTCCTCACTTGCTCACTAAGGAATAAGAGCTTAGCTTTTAGTGAGCATCAGAGCACAAAACGGGTGTCTTGTATGTCCTCTTTTTGACCAATTATGTACTGTATTTAGATCTTGCCAATGGTATGATGGTAAGCAACAGTTTGTGTCCACGATTATGTATGTCAAAGTAGTAACATATTTTCAATTCCTAGTCCTAAAAAGATCTTTAACTATTTCGGTGTCATTAAGAAGATAGTATATTTTAACTGCAGTGTAAGGTTATACTAAGCAATACGGTGGCCTTTATTTCGAAAACAAACCACTTTTTTTATTGTTCATAAAAACTACTCTAGTTTGCATACGTCTGTTTATACCAACAAAATAACTATTTTACAATAAGACCAGCAAAGATTATTGATAATTAAAGAGACTTTGGCTCTTTGTCCACCTGGTCCGTCTTGCTTCCTTCTTAATGTTGCCGCCGCCATTTCCTTCGAACTTCCAGTGACTTAGTTGTGGACACATACATATATTCTCCGAAGTGATTCTTTTGAGACTTGACTTGCGAGGCTTTGGAAAATGACCGCTCCACCAACCGACTTCTGCAAATTTCTTGTGTCAACTTCACACACCACCAAATTAAAGAAGCAGCCTTTTATTTAGCTGTTCATACTCTGCAGCAATCAGTGTCACTTCTACCAATTCAAACCACAAAGCCAACTCAACAATCCAGGGGCGGAGCTGCATGGAGGTGCTGCAGTGTCACTTCTACCAATTCAAACCACAAAGCCAACTCAACAATCCAGGGGCGGAGCTGCATGGAGGCACCGGGATCGTCGGACCCCAACGGATTTCGTCAAAATCAAGGGGAAATCACTATTTAGTACTGTTCATATGTGTGGTGGACCCCGGCGTCGAATGCATCGGACCCGACGCCAAAAAattctggcttcgcccctgcaaCAATCAACACTAAAGTTAACTGTGGCAAAATATAGTCTCTGTATTACAAATATACTACTATTTCACTGTTGACAAATGACAACACAAATGGGAACAAGCTGGGGAAAAAACAAGGTGATTGCACTAAACCTTCCTTCCAAATTAAGTTGTGTCATTTGTGGGGCCATTGCCACCTTTCCTTCCCTTAAATACCTCCCCCTCTCCGCCCCCATCCTGCTCATTCCATTCCATCAACCCAAGCTGGCTAAGCTCCAAGAAATCAATCAGCAGCTCTCGCTGATCTCCTTCCCCTAGCTTTGGTTGGCCTGCTGTCAGGCTCATCTGTCCAATTCTGCAGTCTCATCGCCATCGATCCTCGGGAGTGCTCAGACGAGTTCGATCTGCTTCCCATAGGGAGGAGCTAGCGGTTGCTCGTAATATAATGGATCTCGCGAcgacgccggcgcggcggcccgtGGAGCCCGGGCTGGCGCGGCGGCTGTGGCACGTGGTGCTCGCCGTGTGCCACATGCTGCGGCGCGGCCTCTCCCGCAAGCGCATCATGATGGACGTCCACCTCCTGCTCGGCCGCGGCAAGCTCGCCGGCAGGGCGCTGCGCGGCCTCCTCGCCCACCCGGCAGGCCACGGCCACCTCACCGCCTACggcgcgtcgtcctcctcctcgctggCATCGTTCTACGGCCACCCCCGGGAGGTGGAGTTTAGCTGCACCACCACGCCGTCGTACCTGCAGCACTACGGGCTCTACCCCTTCAAGggccgccggggcggcgcgcgcggcgagtaCGGCGGCCTGgacgcggcggccgtggcgcgggCGTTCGACATGCTCAGCGCCGaggtggaggccggcgggggCACGCCGGCCGTGTCGGCGGCCGGAGGGGTGGCCACCGCGACGCCCTCGCCCATGGTGGCGTGGATCCTGGGCCGCAgccccgcgggggtccggccGCTGCGCGTCACCGACTCGCCGTTCCCCGCCGTGCCGGAGGACGGGTGCTGCAACGAGCGCGTCGACGCCGAGGCCGACGACTTCATCCGCAAGTTCTACGAGCAGCTGAGGCTGCAGccctccgccgccacgccggactacggcggccaccggcgccgccgcggctaagCAG containing:
- the LOC120667093 gene encoding uncharacterized protein LOC120667093, with product MDLATTPARRPVEPGLARRLWHVVLAVCHMLRRGLSRKRIMMDVHLLLGRGKLAGRALRGLLAHPAGHGHLTAYGASSSSSLASFYGHPREVEFSCTTTPSYLQHYGLYPFKGRRGGARGEYGGLDAAAVARAFDMLSAEVEAGGGTPAVSAAGGVATATPSPMVAWILGRSPAGVRPLRVTDSPFPAVPEDGCCNERVDAEADDFIRKFYEQLRLQPSAATPDYGGHRRRRG